A single window of Nocardioides kongjuensis DNA harbors:
- a CDS encoding error-prone DNA polymerase, with the protein MGWNNPPVPWSELERRLSGRAPALEAPVSRRKRPRVEPDDVVRPTASTPYAELHCHSHFSFLDGASSPGELVKEAVRLGLDALALTDHDGFAGAPLFAEAGADYELRTVYGAELTLDVHRSQNGIPDPEGSHLLVLARGVEGYHRMSGAITEAGLRAPEKGSPAHDLDELAERGRGHWVVLTGCRKGAVRQALAASGPAAAASALDALVDRFGHDHVVVELTASDHPGGEEDNDLLARIADDRGLPVLATGNVHFAVPERRRLAAAMAAVRARRSIAELDGWLDLSGGAHLRSGEEMLQRFAHRPDAVRRSVMLARELAFDLRKASPRLPKQGIPEGRTPGEHLRDLLERGFAQRYAREPHAEAARQRVEAEMKVILEKDFAGYFIIVHDIVAFAREQKILCQGRGSAASSAVCYALGITAIDSVFYNLPFERFISQHREEEPDIDVDFDSDRREEVIQWVYDTYGRRNAAQVCNVISYRPRMAVRDAAKALGHSPGQQDAWSKQVDSWGSEVEKDLGIPEPVVALAEELIGAPRHLGIHSGGMVLTERPIGEVCPIEKARMDKRTVLQWDKDGCESMGLVKFDLLGLGMLGALDHMIRLVAEHLGQEWTLATLPKEEEAVYEMLGRADSIGVFQVESRAQIGTLPRLKPDSFYQLAIEIALIRPGPIQGGAVHPYIRRKTGREKVTYPHPLLEPILGRTLGVPLFQEQLMQMAVALGDCSPDDADLLRRAMGSKRGIERIEKVKDKLYAGMARKGITGEAADAIYVQVLSFAGFGFAESHALSFALLVYASSWFKLHYPAAFLAGLLRNQPMGFYSPQSLVADARRHGVVVLPPDLVHSDVQAGLEPCPADEVDDAVRYDGSLGVRLGLDSVKGIGTEVATRIVTARADSPYADIRDLSRRAALTQAQLEALATAGALDGFGLDRRQALWMAGYAEDDGQLPGSTPAPAPPTLPEMTPLEVTLADLWATRISTDVHPIQHFRETLSAAGIKPVGDLPTTEAGRRVHVAGLVTHRQRPGTAGGITFLNLEDETGMLNVVCSQGVMRAHRQAARNRVAVVIRGMVERQDGVTNLVADRVEPLDTVLPGAGDALQARQSSRDFR; encoded by the coding sequence ATGGGCTGGAACAACCCACCGGTCCCGTGGAGCGAGCTCGAGCGGCGGCTGTCCGGGCGCGCGCCCGCGCTCGAGGCGCCGGTGTCGCGTCGCAAGCGGCCGCGGGTCGAGCCCGACGACGTGGTCAGGCCGACAGCGTCGACGCCGTACGCCGAGCTCCACTGCCACAGCCACTTCAGCTTCCTCGACGGTGCCAGCTCACCGGGCGAGCTGGTCAAGGAGGCCGTCCGCCTCGGGCTCGATGCGCTCGCCCTGACCGACCACGACGGGTTCGCGGGGGCGCCGCTGTTCGCGGAGGCGGGGGCGGACTACGAGCTGCGGACGGTCTACGGCGCCGAGCTGACCCTCGACGTGCACCGCTCGCAGAACGGCATCCCCGACCCCGAGGGCAGCCACCTGCTGGTGCTCGCGCGCGGGGTGGAGGGCTACCACCGGATGTCGGGGGCGATCACCGAGGCCGGGCTGCGCGCGCCGGAGAAGGGCAGTCCCGCCCACGACCTCGACGAGCTCGCCGAGCGCGGACGCGGGCACTGGGTGGTGCTCACCGGGTGCCGCAAGGGCGCGGTCCGCCAGGCGCTCGCGGCGAGCGGTCCCGCCGCGGCGGCGAGCGCCCTCGACGCCCTCGTCGACAGGTTCGGGCACGACCACGTCGTGGTCGAGCTGACCGCCAGCGACCACCCGGGCGGCGAGGAGGACAACGACCTGCTGGCCCGGATCGCCGACGACCGCGGCCTGCCGGTGCTGGCGACGGGCAACGTCCACTTCGCCGTGCCGGAGAGGCGGCGGCTGGCCGCGGCGATGGCGGCCGTGCGAGCCCGGCGCAGCATCGCCGAGCTCGACGGCTGGCTCGACCTGTCCGGCGGTGCGCACCTGCGCAGCGGCGAGGAGATGCTGCAGCGCTTCGCGCACCGGCCCGATGCGGTGCGGCGCTCCGTCATGCTCGCCCGTGAGCTGGCCTTCGACCTGCGCAAGGCCTCACCGCGGCTGCCGAAGCAGGGCATCCCGGAAGGACGTACGCCGGGCGAGCACCTGCGCGACCTGCTGGAGCGGGGCTTCGCGCAGCGCTACGCGCGCGAGCCGCACGCGGAGGCCGCGCGGCAGCGGGTCGAGGCGGAGATGAAGGTGATCCTGGAGAAGGACTTCGCCGGCTACTTCATCATCGTCCACGACATCGTCGCCTTCGCGCGCGAGCAGAAGATCCTGTGCCAGGGCAGGGGATCGGCGGCGAGCAGCGCGGTCTGCTACGCGCTCGGGATCACCGCCATCGACTCGGTCTTCTACAACCTGCCGTTCGAGCGGTTCATCTCCCAGCACCGCGAGGAGGAGCCCGACATCGACGTCGACTTCGACTCCGACCGGCGCGAGGAGGTGATCCAGTGGGTCTACGACACCTACGGCCGCCGCAACGCCGCGCAGGTGTGCAACGTGATCAGCTACCGGCCGCGGATGGCGGTGCGCGATGCCGCGAAGGCGCTCGGGCACTCGCCGGGGCAGCAGGACGCCTGGTCCAAGCAGGTCGACAGCTGGGGGAGCGAGGTCGAGAAGGACCTCGGCATCCCCGAGCCCGTCGTCGCGCTCGCCGAGGAGCTGATCGGCGCACCCCGCCACCTCGGCATCCACTCCGGCGGCATGGTCCTCACCGAGCGACCGATCGGGGAGGTCTGCCCGATCGAGAAGGCGCGGATGGACAAGCGGACCGTGCTGCAGTGGGACAAGGACGGCTGCGAGTCGATGGGGCTGGTGAAGTTCGACCTGCTCGGCCTCGGCATGCTCGGCGCTCTCGACCACATGATCCGTCTCGTCGCCGAGCACCTCGGCCAGGAGTGGACGCTGGCGACACTGCCCAAGGAGGAGGAGGCGGTCTACGAGATGCTCGGCCGCGCCGACTCGATCGGCGTCTTCCAGGTCGAGTCCCGCGCCCAGATCGGCACCCTGCCGCGGCTCAAGCCCGACAGCTTCTACCAGCTGGCCATCGAGATCGCACTGATCCGCCCCGGCCCCATCCAGGGCGGCGCGGTCCACCCCTACATCCGCCGCAAGACCGGGCGGGAGAAGGTGACCTACCCCCACCCGCTGCTGGAGCCGATCCTCGGCCGCACGCTCGGCGTACCGCTGTTCCAGGAGCAGCTCATGCAGATGGCGGTCGCGCTGGGCGACTGCTCGCCCGACGACGCCGACCTGCTGCGCCGTGCGATGGGATCGAAGCGGGGGATCGAGCGGATCGAGAAGGTCAAGGACAAACTGTACGCCGGCATGGCGCGCAAGGGGATCACCGGCGAGGCCGCCGACGCGATCTACGTCCAGGTGCTGTCCTTCGCCGGCTTCGGGTTCGCCGAGTCCCACGCGCTCAGCTTCGCGCTGCTCGTCTACGCCTCGTCGTGGTTCAAGCTGCACTACCCGGCGGCCTTCCTCGCCGGGCTGCTGCGCAACCAGCCGATGGGCTTCTACTCCCCGCAGTCCCTGGTCGCCGACGCCCGCCGCCACGGCGTCGTCGTCCTGCCGCCGGACCTGGTCCACTCCGACGTCCAGGCCGGGCTGGAGCCGTGTCCGGCAGACGAGGTCGACGACGCCGTGCGGTACGACGGCTCGCTCGGCGTGCGCCTGGGACTCGACTCGGTCAAGGGGATCGGCACCGAGGTCGCGACCCGGATCGTGACGGCACGTGCCGACTCGCCGTACGCCGACATCCGTGACCTCTCCCGCCGCGCCGCACTGACCCAGGCCCAGCTCGAGGCCCTCGCCACCGCCGGAGCGCTCGACGGGTTCGGCCTCGACCGACGCCAGGCGCTGTGGATGGCCGGGTACGCCGAGGACGACGGCCAGCTGCCCGGCAGCACCCCCGCTCCGGCGCCGCCGACGCTGCCGGAGATGACGCCGCTCGAGGTGACCCTCGCCGACCTGTGGGCGACCCGGATCTCGACCGACGTCCACCCGATCCAGCACTTCCGGGAGACGCTGAGCGCTGCGGGCATCAAGCCGGTGGGCGACCTGCCGACCACCGAGGCGGGGCGCCGGGTGCATGTGGCCGGCCTGGTCACCCACCGCCAGCGGCCGGGCACCGCCGGCGGGATCACCTTCCTCAACCTCGAGGACGAGACCGGGATGCTCAACGTGGTGTGCTCGCAGGGCGTGATGCGCGCCCACCGGCAGGCCGCACGCAACCGGGTCGCCGTCGTGATCCGCGGGATGGTCGAGCGCCAGGACGGCGTCACCAACCTGGTCGCCGACCGGGTCGAGCCGCTGGACACCGTCCTTCCCGGTGCGGGCGACGCGCTCCAGGCCCGCCAGTCCTCGCGGGACTTCCGGTGA
- a CDS encoding slipin family protein → METYLVVAAVVLAVCLALLGAALRIVNQYEKGVVFRLGRVQRVREPGLRVIIPVVDRLRKVSLRIVTMPIQSQGIITKDNVSIDVAGVAYFQVVDAVKSVVAIENVAAAINQIAQTTLRNVVGQHTLDQALSETDAINANIREILDRTTNEWGVLVTLVELKDIQLPDSMKRAMARQAEAEREKRAKIIAAEGEAAAAAALGEASDTMMQHPLALQLRNLQSLIEIGVDKNTTVVFPAPLMSTVADLGEFLRRETQAASTTTGAPVPAVGDGHPEGSTVVDVRRDPPAGTPHPRPARASIRPTVS, encoded by the coding sequence ATGGAGACGTACCTCGTCGTGGCCGCCGTCGTCCTGGCGGTCTGCCTCGCCCTGCTCGGGGCGGCACTGCGCATCGTCAACCAGTACGAGAAGGGCGTCGTCTTCCGGCTGGGCCGGGTGCAACGGGTGCGCGAGCCAGGGCTTCGCGTGATCATCCCGGTCGTCGACCGGCTCAGGAAGGTGTCCCTGCGCATCGTCACCATGCCGATCCAGTCCCAGGGGATCATCACCAAGGACAACGTCAGCATCGACGTCGCCGGTGTCGCGTACTTCCAGGTCGTGGACGCCGTGAAGTCGGTCGTGGCGATCGAGAACGTCGCAGCCGCCATCAACCAGATCGCCCAGACCACCCTGCGCAACGTCGTCGGCCAGCACACCCTCGACCAGGCGCTGTCGGAGACCGACGCGATCAACGCGAACATCCGCGAGATCCTCGACCGCACGACCAACGAGTGGGGTGTGCTGGTCACCCTGGTCGAGCTCAAGGACATCCAGCTGCCCGACAGCATGAAGCGCGCGATGGCCAGGCAGGCCGAGGCCGAGCGCGAGAAGCGCGCGAAGATCATCGCGGCCGAGGGCGAGGCGGCAGCTGCCGCTGCGCTGGGCGAGGCTTCCGACACCATGATGCAGCACCCCCTGGCGCTGCAGCTGCGCAACCTGCAGAGCCTGATCGAGATCGGGGTCGACAAGAACACCACGGTCGTGTTCCCGGCGCCGTTGATGAGCACCGTGGCAGACCTCGGCGAGTTCCTGCGACGCGAGACCCAGGCAGCGTCCACCACGACGGGTGCACCGGTCCCGGCTGTCGGCGACGGTCACCCGGAGGGCAGCACCGTCGTGGATGTCCGGCGCGACCCGCCCGCGGGCACGCCACATCCGCGGCCCGCACGCGCCAGCATCCGGCCGACGGTCAGCTGA
- a CDS encoding flavodoxin family protein — translation MSRDYPSALVVYESLFDNTARVARAIVRGLRAAGFEAHSVPVTSVASTGPVDVDLLLLGAPTHAFSLSRPGSRADAVRQGAPPDRAKVGAREWIPLIGPDRFGTSLAAVFDTRAAKVRRWPLAAGTTAARLLHRRGFRLIRKPVAFLVDGTRGPLLSGEEERAERWGQMIGAACLAEIDRAA, via the coding sequence ATGAGTCGGGACTACCCGAGCGCGCTCGTGGTCTACGAGTCGCTGTTCGACAACACCGCCCGGGTGGCGCGCGCGATCGTGCGCGGACTGCGGGCGGCCGGTTTCGAGGCGCACAGCGTGCCTGTGACGTCCGTGGCGTCGACGGGACCGGTCGACGTCGACCTCCTGCTGCTCGGCGCCCCGACGCACGCCTTCTCGCTCAGTCGGCCCGGCAGCAGGGCCGATGCGGTCCGGCAGGGTGCGCCGCCGGACCGGGCGAAGGTCGGTGCCCGGGAGTGGATCCCGCTCATCGGCCCCGACCGGTTCGGGACCAGCCTGGCCGCGGTGTTCGACACCCGCGCCGCGAAGGTACGCCGCTGGCCGCTGGCTGCAGGCACCACCGCCGCTCGGCTCCTGCACCGCCGCGGCTTCCGCCTGATCCGCAAGCCCGTGGCATTCCTCGTCGACGGCACCAGGGGGCCGCTGCTGTCCGGCGAGGAGGAGCGGGCGGAGCGCTGGGGCCAGATGATCGGGGCAGCCTGTCTCGCCGAGATCGACCGCGCGGCCTGA
- a CDS encoding universal stress protein has translation MSETIRPGSILVGADGSKHAARAIAWAAEQATLERRPLVVLSADEGAVHRINAEAVRLAREVAPDVEVTGLTAADDPRGALVELSHDAHLVVLGSRGRGTVRSMLLGSVSATVSRLSYCPVVVCRPRAEEHRGKGVLVGVDGTESSLAVLDFAFTQASLRGQALTVVHCVWDVVAAVAGLRNVRVEDVDLGPEDEAHLLLAETVAGFGEKYPDVPVTLRVTHGLVDDVLGGRTAAWDLVVVGRHPLDTVGRLVTGSIATAVVERAHTTVAVVPEPTDVLPT, from the coding sequence ATGAGCGAGACGATCCGGCCGGGCAGCATCCTCGTCGGTGCCGACGGCTCCAAGCACGCCGCCCGCGCCATCGCCTGGGCGGCGGAGCAGGCAACGCTCGAACGCCGCCCCCTCGTCGTCCTGAGCGCCGACGAGGGTGCGGTCCACCGCATCAACGCCGAGGCCGTCCGGTTGGCACGCGAGGTCGCGCCCGACGTCGAGGTGACCGGCCTGACCGCCGCCGACGACCCCCGTGGCGCCCTGGTCGAGCTCTCCCACGACGCACACCTGGTGGTCCTCGGCTCCCGCGGACGCGGCACCGTCCGCAGCATGCTGCTGGGATCGGTCAGCGCCACCGTCAGCAGGCTCTCCTACTGCCCGGTCGTCGTGTGCCGACCGCGAGCCGAGGAGCACCGCGGCAAGGGCGTGCTCGTCGGCGTCGACGGCACCGAGTCCTCGCTCGCCGTCCTCGACTTCGCCTTCACGCAGGCATCCCTGCGGGGGCAGGCGCTGACGGTCGTGCACTGCGTGTGGGACGTCGTCGCCGCCGTCGCGGGCCTTCGCAACGTCCGCGTGGAGGACGTCGACCTGGGGCCCGAGGACGAGGCCCACCTGCTGCTGGCCGAGACCGTCGCCGGGTTCGGCGAGAAGTACCCCGACGTCCCGGTCACCCTCCGGGTCACCCACGGGCTGGTCGACGACGTGCTCGGCGGTCGCACGGCCGCCTGGGACCTGGTCGTCGTCGGGCGCCATCCCCTCGACACCGTCGGGCGCCTGGTCACCGGCTCGATCGCCACCGCCGTCGTCGAGCGGGCGCACACGACCGTCGCCGTCGTGCCCGAGCCGACCGACGTCCTGCCGACATGA
- a CDS encoding universal stress protein, translated as MTTDSIDPVAANSIVVATDGSDDADRAVHWAAEQAFLERRPLTVVTAVHGPEVPTAAWSGMGAVYSWDPAQALVSARALAQEAADVALHLHPGLDVTVAARIGDPRHVLVEISREVPLLVLGSRGRGVLRSKLLGSVSAAVSRDAGCPVVVCRPQRHGDRAQQGILVGADGTPESLPVIEFAFQQASLTGLPLTVVHAVWDEIGAVHGPVMVSPRETGLDEYRVLLGESVAGISSKFPEVPVDLRLARGMAEDCLSDTSAVWDLIVVGRHPVDSLLRLVTGAVATSVVERSHTTVAVVPQADAPAES; from the coding sequence ATGACCACTGACTCCATCGACCCCGTCGCCGCGAACAGCATCGTCGTGGCCACCGACGGCTCCGACGACGCCGACCGCGCTGTCCACTGGGCCGCCGAGCAGGCCTTCCTCGAGCGGCGGCCACTGACCGTCGTCACCGCGGTGCACGGCCCCGAGGTCCCGACCGCCGCCTGGAGCGGCATGGGTGCCGTCTACTCGTGGGACCCGGCCCAGGCACTCGTCAGTGCCCGTGCGCTCGCCCAGGAGGCCGCCGACGTCGCCCTGCACCTGCACCCCGGCCTGGACGTGACCGTCGCGGCCCGGATCGGCGACCCCCGGCACGTGCTCGTCGAGATCTCCCGTGAGGTCCCCCTGCTCGTCCTGGGCTCCCGCGGCCGCGGAGTCCTGCGCAGCAAGCTGCTCGGCTCGGTCAGCGCCGCGGTGAGCAGGGACGCCGGCTGCCCGGTCGTCGTGTGCCGCCCCCAGCGCCACGGCGACCGGGCCCAGCAGGGCATCCTCGTCGGAGCGGACGGGACGCCCGAGTCGCTCCCCGTCATCGAGTTCGCCTTCCAGCAGGCCTCGCTGACGGGCCTCCCCCTCACCGTCGTGCACGCCGTGTGGGACGAGATCGGTGCGGTGCACGGTCCCGTGATGGTCTCGCCGCGGGAGACCGGTCTGGACGAGTACCGCGTGCTCCTCGGGGAGAGCGTCGCGGGGATCTCCTCGAAGTTCCCCGAGGTGCCGGTCGACCTCCGCCTCGCCCGCGGGATGGCCGAGGACTGCTTGAGCGACACCAGCGCGGTCTGGGACCTGATCGTCGTGGGCCGCCACCCGGTCGACTCGCTGCTGCGCCTGGTCACCGGCGCCGTGGCGACCTCCGTCGTCGAGCGGTCGCACACGACGGTGGCCGTCGTACCGCAGGCCGACGCGCCGGCCGAGAGCTGA
- the cydD gene encoding thiol reductant ABC exporter subunit CydD: MRPSDPRLRALLAPARAELAGVVVAGVAGGLVVLAQAWVVTGLLVAVLRGQDLSGWALAVVGVLLLRATSGAAADLCAARAASVVGTVLRHRLVQTYVDRAGPTAGTGEEAVLATRGVAAVEPYVTRYVPALVVATVLPPLTIVAIATQDLLSAVIVLATLPLVPVFGALVGLATRDRAEEQWRAMASLSGHFLDVVRGLPTLVAHRRARAQSARIAEVTDRYRRASLRTLRIAFASSAVLELVATLSVALVAVTVGVRLAGGGLGLPTALVVLLLAPEAYWPLRRVGAEFHAAAEGATTFAAVHNVLSATPQSSLDRAAPADCPLVLEHLTVTWPGRATPAVRDVSALIPPRGITALTGPSGCGKSTLLAAVAGLVPLDDGTVAAGGRPVGGPAWQSQVAWLPQQPQFVAGSIADNLRIAFPSATDDHLWTVLREVALEERVRALPEALGTPLGEDGVTLSAGERARLALARVVLADRPWVFLDEPTAHLDDLTEQVIADTVVALARTRGVVVVAHRPRLVDLAQQRIELLPPPGATPGPRPPAVVRAAAVPPPPEPAGSGSAERRGLLGATVLGALASASGVALTATAGWLIVQASTRPAVLTLLVAVVGVRAFGLARPVLRYVERLWSHDAALRLLARRRVEVYDALVPLVPGRLGRRRGDVLSSVVDDVDSVVDRQLRVRMPLVQLGLVGLLASLLAGLLLPVAGFVAAGVPLAGSIAFLLARRGARAAESRLVGLRAALSDTVVEAVQVGSELRMWQRALPTAGHAAGTSARMGTVSSSTARWLATARGLVLLGSGAAVATMALVSAGPLAEGRISGPVMALLVLVPLALADVALPCADAGVLAARTSAADDRLRALETTRPAVADFPSRTASHGDTVALDAVTARWDLRAPLTPPVTFTMAPGERIALTGPSGSGKSTLAAVLLRFLDAATGDARLGGADLEHLAPDDVRRQVGLVDDAPHVFATTVAENVRLARPAASDAEVEDAVRRAHLGEWLDGLPDGLGTWLGTGHGGLSGGERARLGVARSLLAEQPVLVLDEPTAHLDHPTAQALARELLAGERGRSVLWITHGTAGLDLVDRTVRLEQQAEGPAASGESARTGADRAGRRWTHDH; this comes from the coding sequence ATGAGGCCGTCGGACCCGCGCCTGCGCGCCCTCCTGGCGCCGGCACGGGCCGAGCTCGCCGGTGTCGTCGTCGCCGGGGTGGCCGGCGGTCTCGTGGTCCTCGCCCAGGCGTGGGTCGTGACCGGGCTCCTCGTCGCCGTGCTGCGCGGACAGGACCTATCGGGCTGGGCGCTCGCCGTGGTCGGCGTGCTCCTGCTGAGGGCGACGAGCGGCGCGGCGGCCGACCTGTGCGCGGCACGGGCCGCCTCGGTGGTCGGGACGGTCCTGCGCCACCGCCTGGTCCAGACGTACGTCGACCGGGCCGGTCCGACCGCCGGCACCGGCGAGGAGGCCGTCCTCGCGACCCGGGGGGTCGCCGCTGTCGAGCCCTACGTGACGCGATACGTACCCGCCCTCGTCGTCGCCACCGTTCTGCCTCCCCTGACGATCGTGGCGATCGCCACCCAGGACCTGCTCAGCGCGGTCATCGTGCTCGCCACCCTGCCGCTCGTGCCGGTCTTCGGTGCACTCGTCGGCCTCGCGACCCGCGACCGCGCCGAGGAGCAGTGGCGGGCCATGGCCTCGCTCTCCGGGCACTTCCTCGACGTGGTGCGCGGCCTGCCCACCCTGGTCGCGCACCGCCGGGCCCGCGCCCAGTCCGCGCGGATCGCCGAGGTCACCGACCGTTACCGGCGCGCCTCGCTGCGCACCCTGCGGATCGCGTTCGCGTCCTCGGCGGTCCTGGAGCTGGTCGCGACCCTCTCGGTCGCGCTGGTCGCCGTGACCGTCGGTGTCCGGCTCGCCGGCGGCGGGCTCGGGCTGCCCACCGCGCTGGTGGTACTGCTCCTGGCACCGGAGGCGTACTGGCCGCTGCGCCGGGTCGGCGCGGAGTTCCACGCTGCCGCGGAGGGCGCCACCACCTTCGCTGCCGTGCACAACGTGCTGTCCGCGACACCGCAGAGCTCCCTCGACCGGGCGGCTCCGGCCGACTGCCCGCTCGTCCTCGAGCACCTCACCGTCACCTGGCCCGGCCGCGCGACGCCCGCCGTGCGCGACGTCTCGGCGCTGATCCCGCCCCGCGGCATCACGGCGCTCACCGGCCCGTCCGGGTGCGGCAAGTCCACGTTGCTCGCCGCCGTGGCCGGTCTGGTGCCACTCGACGACGGCACCGTCGCTGCGGGCGGCCGACCGGTTGGCGGCCCGGCCTGGCAGTCCCAGGTCGCGTGGCTCCCGCAGCAACCGCAGTTCGTGGCCGGCAGCATCGCCGACAACCTGCGGATCGCCTTCCCCTCGGCCACCGACGACCACCTGTGGACGGTGCTGCGCGAGGTGGCCCTCGAGGAACGCGTCCGCGCCCTTCCCGAAGCGCTCGGCACCCCGCTCGGCGAGGACGGCGTGACCCTCTCGGCCGGCGAGCGAGCCCGTCTGGCGCTGGCCCGGGTCGTGCTCGCCGACCGCCCGTGGGTCTTCCTCGACGAGCCGACGGCCCACCTCGACGACCTCACCGAGCAGGTGATCGCCGACACCGTCGTCGCCCTGGCCCGCACGCGCGGCGTCGTGGTGGTGGCGCACCGACCGCGACTGGTCGACCTGGCGCAACAGCGCATCGAGCTCCTGCCACCGCCCGGCGCGACACCGGGCCCTCGCCCCCCGGCGGTGGTGCGCGCGGCAGCTGTTCCGCCACCGCCCGAGCCCGCCGGCTCCGGCAGTGCGGAACGCCGCGGTCTGCTCGGCGCGACCGTCCTGGGCGCGCTCGCGTCGGCCTCCGGCGTGGCCCTCACCGCGACCGCGGGCTGGCTGATCGTGCAGGCCTCGACGAGACCTGCCGTGCTCACGCTGCTCGTGGCGGTCGTCGGCGTGCGCGCCTTCGGCCTCGCGCGGCCGGTGCTGCGCTACGTCGAGCGCCTCTGGTCGCACGACGCGGCGCTGCGCCTGCTGGCGCGACGCCGGGTGGAGGTCTACGACGCCCTGGTGCCGCTGGTGCCCGGTCGCCTCGGCCGCCGCCGGGGCGACGTCCTGAGCAGTGTCGTCGACGACGTCGACAGCGTCGTCGACCGGCAGCTCCGGGTCCGGATGCCCCTGGTCCAGCTCGGTCTGGTCGGCCTGCTGGCATCCCTGCTGGCGGGGCTCCTCCTGCCCGTGGCGGGATTCGTCGCGGCCGGCGTCCCGCTCGCCGGGAGTATCGCCTTCCTCCTGGCGCGCCGCGGAGCCCGCGCGGCGGAGAGCCGCCTGGTCGGGCTCCGCGCAGCCCTGTCCGACACCGTCGTCGAGGCGGTCCAGGTCGGCAGCGAGCTGCGCATGTGGCAGCGAGCGCTCCCGACGGCCGGGCACGCGGCCGGCACCAGCGCCCGGATGGGGACGGTGTCGAGCTCCACGGCCCGCTGGCTCGCCACCGCGCGGGGCCTCGTCCTGCTGGGCAGCGGTGCCGCCGTCGCGACCATGGCGCTGGTGAGCGCCGGTCCGCTGGCGGAGGGGCGGATCTCCGGTCCGGTCATGGCGCTGCTCGTCCTCGTCCCGCTGGCCCTCGCCGACGTCGCCCTGCCCTGCGCGGACGCCGGCGTCCTGGCCGCACGGACGTCCGCGGCCGACGACCGCCTGCGGGCACTCGAGACGACCCGACCGGCGGTCGCCGACTTCCCCAGCCGCACCGCCTCGCACGGGGACACGGTCGCGCTGGACGCGGTCACCGCACGCTGGGACCTGCGCGCTCCCCTCACGCCTCCGGTCACGTTCACCATGGCGCCCGGTGAGCGGATCGCCCTGACCGGCCCCTCCGGGTCCGGCAAGAGCACCCTCGCGGCCGTCCTGCTGCGCTTCCTCGACGCGGCGACAGGCGACGCCAGGCTGGGCGGTGCCGACCTGGAGCACCTCGCTCCCGACGACGTACGACGCCAGGTCGGTCTGGTCGACGACGCCCCTCACGTGTTCGCCACCACCGTGGCCGAGAACGTCCGCCTCGCCCGTCCCGCTGCGAGCGACGCCGAGGTCGAGGACGCCGTGCGGCGCGCCCACCTGGGTGAGTGGCTCGACGGCCTGCCGGACGGCCTGGGCACCTGGCTCGGGACAGGCCACGGTGGCCTGTCCGGCGGCGAACGGGCGCGCCTCGGGGTCGCCCGCTCCCTGCTCGCCGAGCAGCCCGTCCTGGTGCTCGACGAGCCGACCGCGCACCTCGACCACCCCACGGCACAGGCGCTGGCCCGCGAGCTGCTCGCCGGGGAGCGTGGGCGATCGGTGCTGTGGATCACCCATGGCACCGCGGGCCTCGACCTCGTCGACCGCACGGTCCGTCTGGAGCAGCAGGCCGAAGGTCCCGCCGCGTCCGGGGAATCGGCCCGTACCGGGGCCGACCGCGCCGGACGACGCTGGACCCATGACCACTGA
- the cydB gene encoding cytochrome d ubiquinol oxidase subunit II, with product MELTTVWFVLIAVLWIGYFTLEGFDFGVGLLLPVLAHDDTERRVMINTIGPVWDGNEVWLLVAGGATFAAFPEWYATLFSGFYLPLLLILIALIVRGLAFEYRAKRPDARWKARWDLAIIVGSLVPSVLWGVAFANILRGVPIDSDFEYAGGFFDLLNPYALLGGLTTLALFVTHGALFVALKTDGEIRHRARNLAVPSVAVTAVLAVAFLTWTQQQTGTTGSAVAFVLAALALVGAGLAARVGREGWAFAGTFVTIALAVAGMFLALFPDVMPSTLAGGASLTTTNAAATSYTLKIMTVTAVVFTPLVLAYQGWTYWVFRKRIATHHIPAAAESASVR from the coding sequence ATGGAGCTCACCACCGTCTGGTTCGTCCTGATCGCCGTCCTGTGGATCGGCTACTTCACCCTCGAGGGCTTCGACTTCGGCGTCGGGCTGCTGCTGCCGGTCCTGGCGCACGACGACACCGAGCGACGCGTCATGATCAACACCATCGGCCCCGTGTGGGACGGCAACGAGGTCTGGCTGCTGGTCGCCGGTGGCGCGACCTTCGCCGCCTTCCCGGAGTGGTACGCCACGTTGTTCAGCGGCTTCTACCTCCCGCTGCTGCTCATCCTGATCGCGCTGATCGTGCGCGGACTCGCCTTCGAGTACCGCGCCAAGCGACCCGACGCCCGCTGGAAGGCCCGTTGGGACCTGGCGATCATCGTCGGCTCGCTCGTGCCGTCGGTGCTGTGGGGCGTGGCGTTCGCCAACATCCTGCGCGGCGTGCCGATCGACAGCGACTTCGAGTACGCCGGCGGGTTCTTCGACCTGCTCAACCCCTACGCGCTCCTCGGCGGCCTGACCACGCTGGCCCTGTTCGTCACCCATGGCGCCCTGTTCGTCGCCCTCAAGACCGACGGCGAGATCCGGCACCGGGCGCGCAACCTCGCGGTCCCCTCGGTCGCGGTCACGGCCGTGCTGGCCGTCGCGTTCCTGACCTGGACCCAGCAGCAGACGGGCACCACCGGCTCCGCGGTCGCCTTCGTGCTCGCCGCGCTCGCACTGGTCGGCGCGGGTCTCGCCGCCCGCGTCGGGCGTGAGGGCTGGGCGTTCGCCGGCACCTTCGTGACGATCGCGCTGGCGGTCGCCGGGATGTTCCTCGCCCTGTTCCCCGACGTCATGCCGAGCACGCTGGCCGGCGGAGCGAGCCTGACGACGACCAACGCCGCCGCGACGTCGTACACGCTGAAGATCATGACCGTCACCGCGGTCGTGTTCACCCCGCTGGTCCTCGCCTACCAGGGCTGGACCTACTGGGTGTTCCGCAAGCGGATCGCCACCCACCACATCCCCGCGGCGGCCGAGAGCGCGAGCGTCCGATGA